The nucleotide window TGAGGGCAAGCTCACAGTAGTTGCTGTGAGCGCTGAAGTCTTCCATGCAGTGGAGAGCCTGGCCCAGACATCTGAGGGCCTCGCAGAGATCAGACTCCCTTCCCTTGTGGGTGGTACCACTTGTGTAGAGACGGCCAAAGTGGATGGCGCGGGCAAAGCTCCATCTCAGATAACCAGCGCTGGTGGCCCATCCGCCGCTCTCGTTGGCGATGTAGTTCTTCATGCCAGTACGGGGATCGATTTCGAGCTCGCGGGGATCAACAGGCCCTCGGAGTCTGGTGTCATATTTGCGAGCATCCTGGTTGTCGGCGTAGTCCTTGGGGTTGTCAATATGCTCCTCAGGACGATAGCATCCCAGGCGCTCTTCGGTGACCTCGAATTCCTCGGTGGCATAGCCGTTGGCCATGAAGGAGAGGACCCAAACAATAATTCTGATGGTAGCGGCATTGACGCCCTTCAAActgccaacatcaacagcttGCGAATAGTCTCTCAGCCAGTTGCCAAAGTAGACACGGCCAACCATCATGGTGGTCCATTTTTTGCCATACAAGAAAGCGATGTCCTTGAGTGTGTCCTCGATATCTGTTGTGACGGTCAGTCATGATCACGCTTCGACAGACACAGCTTCACGTACCTCCATGTCTCCAGTTATGCCCCTCAACTTGGGCAATAGAGGGAATGTTCCCAGCACCAAACGCGGCGGCCTGACCGGGAAGAACGATAAGAATGACAGCAAGGACCAGCAGAGCGCTGCCCCAGCCTATCCTGAGTCCCGCCATTGTTCACCAAATCGAGATAGTATCCAGATTCTGTGGGTTGTCAGTTTTCTGTTGTTTGGAGCTCAGCTGATTTTGGCGCTTGTTTTTCTGTTGCACTTTGCGAATGCGCCCGCAGCTGGTGAAAAACCAGCCGGTCTTGCGCCTTTGCGTCACACACCAAACGGCGTGATTGGGCTTGAAATAGAACCCACTGACCTGGTTGGAGCCTTCAAACACTCGGTATATATTACCCTCAGAGTATCAGAGGAAGAGATGGTTGGTATAGCACACCTGGCGGCCTCTTGGGGTTAGGAGACTGAGCTGAACTTGGTAGGAAAATTGCCAAGCAGCAAGTAAAGAGCTCCGCCATGGATTCTTTACGTCAGATTCGAGGATTCAGAGCGAGAGCGAACGAACAAACCAAACGGCGTTGGTCACATCCTCACCTTGTCGCCAACCGCCGCACAGAAGAACCGTCAGATAGGCTAACGCCGTTGCAGACCGTTGGCTCTTTATTTGGTACACTACTTAAATTAAACCCATCTTGCCATACTCATCATACCCAGGAATCCCATATTTCCATCTGTCTTGCAAAACAATCACGGTCAGAAAACACCCTTCAGCTGCTTGTTCCTACCACACATATGCCCCGCCATCTTAGCCGAGTTCGAGTTCGTGCCAAGAGATTGAACGTGCCGTCATATCCAGATAACTGAACGAACTGGTTGGAAGACTTGGGTAGCTGCATATTTTGCTAACGGGGCACAGCCTTATACAGTTACACGCAACGGTCCCCCTACAGCGGTCTGTTTCGCACCGTGGGTGGTTCCCCCATCCAGCCTTCCATCAGTTCTCGACAGTGACTCGACAGTCGACTGATCCCGGGACTAGAGTTTGGGTCTTTTTTAATGCTTCAACATGTGCTCTCAGCGGACTTGAAAGGACCCGAAGACCCCGGATCAGCCGGTTTCCCCCAGCCTTCAGGGCTGCTTGGCGGCATTACAGTACCGGTTGTAACGCCACTGTCATCCGATGGCTGATGGGAGTTGGCAGCAGCGCGTGTGCATTCGACTGCCATTCGTGTCTTTTGATTAGTGTGACCCCTGaactgaaaaaaaaaagtcatCCACCAATCCGCGACGAACGACAGCGCTGGGCCCCTTGCATTATCTGTTCCTTTGCATGACCTTTTTGTCCCCTGTGATCTTTCCTCTGTCTAATTCCCAAACCTCGACATCTTTGTTTGCTTCACTTCATCGTTTTTGGCTTTGCCCATTCTTTCCCAAAGCCGGTGTCGCTCGATACTCTAGCCTCGCCGTTGTCGCCGAGCGAAGACCCCATAGAGTCGTGTTCTAGCGGCCCCGAGAAGCCCGAACCTCGTCGTTACCCCGGTCTCTTTTTTCAGTTACTAGagaataacaacaacaaccacacaaaaaaaacaccacaacctcaccgccaACATGCCCGGTCGAACACTACCGACCTTTACCCTCGCCGAGGTCGAGTCGCACAATACCAAAAAGTCGTGCTACGTAACGGTCGGGAAGAATGTCTACGATGTGACTGACTTTGTCGACGCCCACCCGGGAGGCGGTGACCTGGTCCTCGACTACGCTGGCAAGGACATCACCGATATCCTCAAAGACGAGGCGTCACATGCGCACTCCGAGGCGGCATACGAGGTTCTCGACGACTCTCTGGTTGGGTTTCTGGAGGATGCCTCCAACGGCGCGAGCGCAAACGGCAAGGCAAAGGCGAATGGACAGGCCAACGGCACCTATGTGCATCCCCGAACGGGTATGTCCTGTGAGGAGGATCTTAGCAAGGATACCGACATTACCAGTGACTACAAGACACACAAGTTCTTGGACCTGAGCAGACCACTTTTTCCCCAAGTGTGGTTCGGTGGCTTCAGCAAGGAGTTTTACCTCGACCAGGTCCATAGACCACGCCACTACAAGGGCGGTGCTTCTGCGCCACTCTTTGGCAACTTCCTTGAGCCTCTGAGCAAGACGCCTTGGTGGTTGATTCCTGTGTTCTGGCTTCCGCCTGTTACTTATGGCCTCTACCTTGCCAGCAGCGGGCTGACTgctgtgggagaggtggcctGTTTCATTGGAGGCCTGGGTTTCTGGTCCATCGCCGAGTACACTCTGCACAGATTCTTGTTTCATCTTGATGAGTAAGTTTTCTTCCACACTGCCTTTGAAAACATTCAACTGACATGATTGTCCAGATGGCTGCCCGACAATCGTGTCGGCATCACCCTGCATTTTACCCTCCATGGCATTCACCACTACCTGCCCATGGACAAGTACCGGCTGGTCATGCCCCCGGCACTTTTCGCCGTGCTTGCTACTCCCTTCTGGAAGTTGGCACACACCATCTTCTACTGGGATTGGAACGTGGCTACTGCGGTCTATTGCGGTGGCATCTTCGGGTACATCTGCTACGACTTGACGCACTACTTCCTGCACCACCAGAACCTTCCTCTCTGGTACAAGCAGCTGAAGAAGTTGCACTTGGAGCACCACTTCCTTGACTACGAGAACGGCTTCGGCGTCACCAGCCCCTTCTGGGACAAGGTCTTTGGCACCGAGCTCAGGGGCGCCAAGCCCGGCAAGAAGAGCAACTGAGACCCTTTGCAAGGGCTTTTTTACATGGCTGAATGacagatgaggaagatgaggcaTGACAGACACGCACAAAGGAAATGGGCATACCCAGTTGGATTGTGCTGTACATACATTTGTAAACAACCATATATTTTGTAATAGCAAGGCCTGGCAGAGCATACAGTTCTATAACAACTCTGCCAGGCCGTGATGCATTAATAGCGGAAGGAGTCACCGGGAAGGGAGGCTTTGGGTATAATTCATGTCTGGGTGGTTCATCGGGGGACGGGGGGTTCACGACTAGGGATTGGAGGTCGGCGGTGGGATTAGGCTTCGCTGCTCATGGTAGACAGAAGTCACTTAATTGGTGTCACATTAATTGTAGCATACCCTAATAATTGCCGCTTGTACAACATGCGCTCTGCTCCAACCAAGTGAATTTTCAGGCTCTTATCGCTCCTTATCAGATGGCATAGACTCGCTCCACAGACAACATGTGGACACAGTGAATTGCACGTGACGGGTTATCCAATTCTGGCCCCTCAAATCACTTCTGGTCAGCCAACTCGGTTACAATTTGCCAGTTCCAACCAACCGACCTCCATCACAAGCAACCAATTCACTTGGTTGAGTGTCTCATTTGCAAGCGTTTTTGTACCCAGATCCGAGAGACCTCCTGTGTGGTTTGACATCCAGAACCGAGAAAAATATTTCACAGCTTGATTGCCTGACCATTTCCCTCCTCAGCCAACATGTCGGGCCTTGACGTAGAGGCACTGCTCGACTCGACTGCCTCCACCATCAAGGAGCAGCAGAACACCAAATCCACGGCCAATGGCGACTCCCCGCAGGACGGCAGCCACAGCGAACGCCGAGAAAACGATCGGGACCGCGATGGCGGCAAAGATAGGGAACCCCGCGATAGGAAGCGCAGAGATCGTGACCGTAGTGCCGGCCGCCATCGCGCTTCGTCCAGCGGCAGAGACACTCCCAGAAGCGACGCTGGCAGCCATAAGAGTAGGCGCCGTAGCCGAAGCCGTGATTCGAACCGCCGAGACTCACGTCGTCACAGAGATGGCGACTACTATCGCGGAAGCCGCCGTGGTggccgctcccgctcccgctcccccaACCGCTACTACCGACCTCATGGAGACGACCGCCGCGACCGCGATCGCCCCAGAGACGATGACCGTCGTCGCCATCGTGATGATGACAGGCGCGGTGGCCGGACCAGCACTCCCCGCGactcgccccctcccctcaccgAGGACGAGCGCGATCGTCGCACCGTTTTTGTTCAACAGCTCGCTGCCCGTCTCCGCACCAAGGAATTGAAGGAGTTTTTCGAGAAGGTTGGCCCCGTTGCTGAAGCACAGATTGTGAAGGACCGTGTGAGCAACCGCTCGAAGGGGTAAGTTTTGCTCACCCTGACATATCCCCCATGGTTGACCAAATTGCTAATACGCTGGTTGTCATTAGAGTTGGTTATGTCGAGTTTAAGAACGAAGATTCCGTTCAGGCCGCGTTGCAGCTTACAGGTCAAAAGCTCCTAGGTATTCCCGTCATCGTGCAGCTCACCGAAGCTGAGAAGAACCGACAAGTCCGCAACCCGGATGCCACCGGCAACCACCCCAACTCCATCCCTTTCCATCGTCTCTATGTTGGCAATATCCACTTCAGCATCACCGAGCAGGATTTGCAGAATGTATTCGAGCCCTTTGGCGAACTCGAATTCGTCCAGTTGCAGAAAGACGACACTGGAAGGAGTCGAGGCTATGGATTTGTTCAGTACGTACCTGTCTTATATGATGGTGTCTGAAGCCTGTACAGGTAGCTAACCTCGGGCAGATTCCGCGATGCTACTCAGGCCCGCGAGGCGCTCGAGAAGATGAACGGGTTTGACCTTGCTGGTCGTCCGATTCGCGTGGGACTTGGAAACGATAAGTTTACCCCCGAATCAACCGCCAACCTGCTGCAGAGATTCCAGGGCCAGAACCAACAGTTCCAGGGATCCTCGTTTTCTGGTGCCGGTGGCCGAGGCCCCCCGACATCGAATTTTGACCGTGCTGGTGCTAGGGACAACGAGAAGGGCACGGGCGCAAGTGCCTTGGACGACACCGACGTTGCCGGAGTCAACTTTAACAACTACAGCCGCGATGCCCTCATGAGGAAGCTGGCCCGAACTGACGAGCCTATCAGCGCCCCCAGTGATCGACAGGTCGCCAAGCCCAAGACTGAGATCAAGCCCAATCTCGGCATCAACGTCAACATGGCTAGCCGCTGTGTGGTTCTCCGTAACATGTTTGATCCTGCCGAGTATGTTATTCTTTCATTTCCAGCCGTCAGAGACTACCTACTAACACCCAGCAGGCAAGAAGGCGAGGACTGggccaaggagctggaggaagaggttcgtcaggaggctgaggagaagtATGGGCACGTTGTCCACATTTCCCTCGATCCCAACTCTCCCGGCGACATCTACTTGAAATTTGACAAGGTCCAGGGCGGGGAGAATGCGATCAAGGGTCTGAACGGCCGGTACTTTGACGGAAGAATGATCACGGCTGCGCCTGTTGTAGACGCGGTCTACAGCAGTTTGTTCTCTCGCGTCAAGGCCATCTAAGTCACTAATACGGCATATTTGTTGCGTGCTTAGGAACCCTCCTCGGTATGTTTACCCACTTCTTGTCCTTTTATAGCTTTCCCTAACGAGTCAAGAATAGACCACACGTACTGCCCGGGCTTACTGCATTGATTGCATGTCCCATCATCTCACCTTTTCTCCAGACAATATCACCTTTTCGACAACCCCAGTTTAATACCGCCGCCATTGCCCCTTGTTCGGGTAGAGAGAGCTTGTCGATAACCACACTGATATTTCGTCACAGAACGGACCCTTCTTTCGACTACACTACCTACTACATCTGTTTCTGTAACCACCCCTCGGTTCCCTGTCTGACAAGGAGCTCGGGTCTTGTTTTCATCATAAAAAAGTCTTGTGTATGGCGCAACGGCGTTGCTGATATTGTACAGTACCTAGGCAGATACAGAACTCAGCTAAGCAGAATATGCACTTGAGTATATTGTTTGTCTCTTGAGTTATTCTAATTCAGGTAGTAAAATTCGGAATACATGATGATTCCATATCTCCCAAAGTCCAGACAATTCCATCAAAAATGTTATGCAGACCACGTTAAACCTGTTCTGGAAAAGCGCGCTCGATCTCCCAAAAGCTTGGTCCTTGCCCCGCGGACTCCCCGCCCCCCATGTCACACGGCTGCTACAGCAACGCGCAAAAGCCGTAagggcagccaatcagaagcTGCAGCAGTGTTTACCTAAAAACGCGATCATTTGGGTTTGAGAGATGTCGGATGCAGGAAGGGGAATTGCCAGGATGAGATCACTTTGGCCTGTCACGTCTTGCATGTTCCCAAGGCACAACGTCGCGCATTCATACTCGATACTACACAGGTATTCCCATAAATACCTTTACAGCAAAGAATCCCAATTCGAGAATCACCATCTTTTTCCGCGACATTGTCACCGCCGCATGATTAATCGCAAACGGCGCAATATTACCAACACTTTTCAAGACGGCCGAATGCTATTTCAGAATACCCCGCCATTTACACGCTGAGCTCTTGGAGATTCCCACACGACTTTTTCTCTCCCATCTGATCTCCAGGGACCCGACGCCTTCATGATCATTCTAGGACAAAAACCATACgcacaaacaaaaacaaccttCATCCCAACCCACGCCCATCCCAATCCCCAtttccccatccccgtcaGCCATGGGGCACGCCTGGTTGGACTCCCTCTCGGAGGATTGGGTGTCGCAACCGGGATCGGACGCGTCCGTGGCCGACCCCCATTCCTCCGCACCTTCCCCCGACGCGCAACGGAAAGCCAAAGagtcgacgacgacgacgccgagCCGAATCCCCCGACTGAGCAGGAAGAACCTCGACAACGCCgcgaacagcagcaacatcctcgGCGAGCGAAGTGTTAACCACAGTCCCCGCCGCACCTCGTCGAAGCTGTCGCAAGAGCTCAAGTCTAGTAACGGGCGGAGCACGGCCGACAGCcgctcctccttctcctctggTCGTTCGAATTCCCTCTCGACGGTCGGGTCGGTGGTTCAGCACAAGTCGGTAGCGTCGGTCAACAACAGGCGGGGGTCGACTCCGGAGTGGAAGAGACGGCTGGTGTATGGGGATTTGTCGTATGGGGAGCAGGCGGATTTGTTTACTTCTGCGGGGAAGGGGCTGGAGAATATTTTCAAGCCGCCTACGACGGGGAATGCCAGCAGGGAGGAGTCGTTTGAGCCGAGGTCTTCGCGGTTTACGCTGCCGTCTAGTCCGCCGGTGTATCAGCGGGATTTATTGTCGTCGACTGTTGAGACACAGGCGGAGGAGTCTGTCCAGGAGTTGCCGGAACACCCTGGAGCAGCGGGGAGTAGATCACAAATACCTACTACTGCGAGGCAGAGGCGAATGGAGGACTCGTTCGATCAGAGTAGGGATTCGGAGAATAGCATGTTACCTGATAGCTGCACGCAGCAGGCCACGACGACTGCGCAGACGGATGTTTCGAACCAGAActcgttggtggtggactCGAGGAAGGTCAGCGGCAGGAGCGACGTGAGGAATGAGGATTTTAGCCCGATCCTGATAGAGCGGCGCCAGGCTAGCAATGGGAAGACGGTGTTTGGGCCTGCGGAATTACCGCCTGAGGAGCTGCGGAAGCGGTTGGAGAAGTTGAGACAGAACCAACGCTTTCTCACGGGGGGtacggatgaggaggacgaggcggATGGCCAGTCAGACGGGAATTGGAAGTCAAAGAATGGTACTACTAGCACGAGGGAGTTTGAGAGACAGGGCGGGTACATCAACTTCCAGCGCGGTGGCCGGTCGGCGGAGGGGTCTTTTCGGCATCATCGGCTGAGTTCGGGGCATGACGCTTCGGAATTCTGCCCGGAGGAGTCGCTCCAGGCCAGCACGCCGAAGCAATTCCCTACCGTGAGGGTAGAGCCGTGGGATGAATCGGCTGAAATCCCGGCTGACAGTCCTCAGTATCCTTCTGCTCCTAACCCAAGCCCGCAAAAGGCGCAGAGGTTACTTCCTGTGCCGCCACCTAGCACTGCGAGTCCGTTGAA belongs to Podospora bellae-mahoneyi strain CBS 112042 chromosome 6, whole genome shotgun sequence and includes:
- the SCS7 gene encoding fatty acid alpha-hydroxylase (BUSCO:EOG09263KDI; EggNog:ENOG503NV5W; COG:Q); the encoded protein is MPGRTLPTFTLAEVESHNTKKSCYVTVGKNVYDVTDFVDAHPGGGDLVLDYAGKDITDILKDEASHAHSEAAYEVLDDSLVGFLEDASNGASANGKAKANGQANGTYVHPRTGMSCEEDLSKDTDITSDYKTHKFLDLSRPLFPQVWFGGFSKEFYLDQVHRPRHYKGGASAPLFGNFLEPLSKTPWWLIPVFWLPPVTYGLYLASSGLTAVGEVACFIGGLGFWSIAEYTLHRFLFHLDEWLPDNRVGITLHFTLHGIHHYLPMDKYRLVMPPALFAVLATPFWKLAHTIFYWDWNVATAVYCGGIFGYICYDLTHYFLHHQNLPLWYKQLKKLHLEHHFLDYENGFGVTSPFWDKVFGTELRGAKPGKKSN
- the rsd1 gene encoding Phosphatidylinositol-3-phosphatase SAC1 (EggNog:ENOG503NV0X; COG:A), with amino-acid sequence MSGLDVEALLDSTASTIKEQQNTKSTANGDSPQDGSHSERRENDRDRDGGKDREPRDRKRRDRDRSAGRHRASSSGRDTPRSDAGSHKSRRRSRSRDSNRRDSRRHRDGDYYRGSRRGGRSRSRSPNRYYRPHGDDRRDRDRPRDDDRRRHRDDDRRGGRTSTPRDSPPPLTEDERDRRTVFVQQLAARLRTKELKEFFEKVGPVAEAQIVKDRVSNRSKGVGYVEFKNEDSVQAALQLTGQKLLGIPVIVQLTEAEKNRQVRNPDATGNHPNSIPFHRLYVGNIHFSITEQDLQNVFEPFGELEFVQLQKDDTGRSRGYGFVQFRDATQAREALEKMNGFDLAGRPIRVGLGNDKFTPESTANLLQRFQGQNQQFQGSSFSGAGGRGPPTSNFDRAGARDNEKGTGASALDDTDVAGVNFNNYSRDALMRKLARTDEPISAPSDRQVAKPKTEIKPNLGINVNMASRCVVLRNMFDPAEQEGEDWAKELEEEVRQEAEEKYGHVVHISLDPNSPGDIYLKFDKVQGGENAIKGLNGRYFDGRMITAAPVVDAVYSSLFSRVKAI